One genomic window of Pungitius pungitius chromosome 11, fPunPun2.1, whole genome shotgun sequence includes the following:
- the LOC119197483 gene encoding C3a anaphylatoxin chemotactic receptor-like isoform X2: protein MGSDNITSTTPQPDESGGVSRNLRIVSLFVYSVVLVFGILGNGAVIYVTGCRMKRTVNSVWFLNLALADFLFTAFLIFAIMSVSQEHQWQFGEFMCKLNGFVAVVNMFASIFLLTVISLDRCLSTWVVVWAQNKRTVCKAQVTCVVVWMTAVVCSIPYAHFRGLVVIEGNMYCGYSGNITHEQKYFFDIFRFVVGFLIPFFVILVSYVAIGVRVSRLQRNGRNRSRRIIFSIVVAFFLCWLPFHIFSLIQLYTTNQNVRNTARIVGPLLVALAYLNSCLNPILYVFMCEEFQKKLKSSICLVLESALAEDHLSIMSPRSLSSQFSRITLRSNSTAPTETKGTATSLNFEESKMVITVERDDETE from the exons ATGGGCTCTG ATAACATCACTTCCACTACACCTCAACCAGATGAGTCTGGTGGGGTTTCGAGAAATCTACGCATCGTGTCCCTGTTCGTCTACAGCGTGGTGCTCGTGTTTGGGATTCTGGGGAACGGTGCAGTCATCTACGTGACGGGCTGCAGGATGAAGAGAACCGTCAACTCAGTCTGGTTTCTCAACCTGGCTCTGGCTGACTTCCTCTTCACAGCCTTCCTGATTTTTGCGATAATGTCTGTCTCTCAAGAGCACCAATGGCAGTTTGGAGAATTCATGTGCAAGCTCAACGGCTTCGTGGCTGTAGTCAACATGTTTGCAAGTATCTTTCTGCTGACAGTCATAAGTCTGGACCGGTGCCTGTCGACCTGGGTGGTGGTGTGGGCACAAAACAAGCGCACCGTTTGCAAAGCACAGGTCACATGCGTCGTCGTCTGGATGACTGCTGTTGTCTGCAGCATCCCTTATGCCCACTTTCGGGGGCTTGTGGTCATAGAGGGCAATATGTACTGTGGTTATTCTGGAAACATTACTCAcgaacaaaaatattttttcgaCATCTTCCGCTTTGTCGTGGGCTTCCTCATCCCTTTCTTTGTAATACTGGTCTCTTATGTTGCAATAGGGGTTCGTGTAAGCCGTTTGCAGAGGAACGGGAGAAATAGATCTCGCCGAATAATTTTCTCTATTGTTGTTGCATTTTTCCTCTGCTGGTTGCCCTTTCACATTTTCAGTTTAATTCAGTTGTACACCACTAACCAAAATGTTCGCAATACAGCCCGTATTGTGGGTCCTCTGCTTGTGGCCCTAGCTTATTTGAACAGCTGCCTGAATCCGATTCTCTATGTTTTCATGTGTGAGGAATTCCAAAAGAAGCTCAAGTCGTCCATCTGCTTGGTCCTAGAGAGCGCCTTGGCAGAAGACCACTTGTCAATTATGTCGCCTCGCAGCTTGTCGTCACAATTTTCTCGGATAACCCTGAGGTCCAACTCCACTGCACCCACAGAGACGAAAGGCACTGCCACTTCCTTGAACTTTGAAGAAAGCAAGATGGTCATCACTGTGGAGAGAGACGATGAGACTGAATAA
- the LOC119197483 gene encoding chemerin-like receptor 1 isoform X1, producing the protein MICFSMIIVDYVEETNVYFTFPFCSTDNITSTTPQPDESGGVSRNLRIVSLFVYSVVLVFGILGNGAVIYVTGCRMKRTVNSVWFLNLALADFLFTAFLIFAIMSVSQEHQWQFGEFMCKLNGFVAVVNMFASIFLLTVISLDRCLSTWVVVWAQNKRTVCKAQVTCVVVWMTAVVCSIPYAHFRGLVVIEGNMYCGYSGNITHEQKYFFDIFRFVVGFLIPFFVILVSYVAIGVRVSRLQRNGRNRSRRIIFSIVVAFFLCWLPFHIFSLIQLYTTNQNVRNTARIVGPLLVALAYLNSCLNPILYVFMCEEFQKKLKSSICLVLESALAEDHLSIMSPRSLSSQFSRITLRSNSTAPTETKGTATSLNFEESKMVITVERDDETE; encoded by the coding sequence ATGATCTGTTTCTCAATGATTATTGTGGATTATGTTGAAGAAACTAATGtgtattttacatttcctttttgttcaaCAGATAACATCACTTCCACTACACCTCAACCAGATGAGTCTGGTGGGGTTTCGAGAAATCTACGCATCGTGTCCCTGTTCGTCTACAGCGTGGTGCTCGTGTTTGGGATTCTGGGGAACGGTGCAGTCATCTACGTGACGGGCTGCAGGATGAAGAGAACCGTCAACTCAGTCTGGTTTCTCAACCTGGCTCTGGCTGACTTCCTCTTCACAGCCTTCCTGATTTTTGCGATAATGTCTGTCTCTCAAGAGCACCAATGGCAGTTTGGAGAATTCATGTGCAAGCTCAACGGCTTCGTGGCTGTAGTCAACATGTTTGCAAGTATCTTTCTGCTGACAGTCATAAGTCTGGACCGGTGCCTGTCGACCTGGGTGGTGGTGTGGGCACAAAACAAGCGCACCGTTTGCAAAGCACAGGTCACATGCGTCGTCGTCTGGATGACTGCTGTTGTCTGCAGCATCCCTTATGCCCACTTTCGGGGGCTTGTGGTCATAGAGGGCAATATGTACTGTGGTTATTCTGGAAACATTACTCAcgaacaaaaatattttttcgaCATCTTCCGCTTTGTCGTGGGCTTCCTCATCCCTTTCTTTGTAATACTGGTCTCTTATGTTGCAATAGGGGTTCGTGTAAGCCGTTTGCAGAGGAACGGGAGAAATAGATCTCGCCGAATAATTTTCTCTATTGTTGTTGCATTTTTCCTCTGCTGGTTGCCCTTTCACATTTTCAGTTTAATTCAGTTGTACACCACTAACCAAAATGTTCGCAATACAGCCCGTATTGTGGGTCCTCTGCTTGTGGCCCTAGCTTATTTGAACAGCTGCCTGAATCCGATTCTCTATGTTTTCATGTGTGAGGAATTCCAAAAGAAGCTCAAGTCGTCCATCTGCTTGGTCCTAGAGAGCGCCTTGGCAGAAGACCACTTGTCAATTATGTCGCCTCGCAGCTTGTCGTCACAATTTTCTCGGATAACCCTGAGGTCCAACTCCACTGCACCCACAGAGACGAAAGGCACTGCCACTTCCTTGAACTTTGAAGAAAGCAAGATGGTCATCACTGTGGAGAGAGACGATGAGACTGAATAA
- the LOC119197486 gene encoding C3a anaphylatoxin chemotactic receptor-like, protein MGSDNITSTTPQPDESGGVSRNLHIVSLFVYSVVLVFGILGNGAVIYVTGCRMKRTVNSVWFLNLALADFLFTAFLIFAIMSVSQEHQWQFGEFMCKLNGFVAVVNMFASIFLLTVISLDRCLSTWVVVWAQNKRTVCKAQVTCAVVWMTAVVCSIPYAHFRGLVVIEGNMYCGYPGNITHEQKYFFDIFRFVVGFLIPFFVILVSYVAIGVRVSRLQRNGRNRSRRIIFSIVVAFFLCWLPFHIFSLIQLYTTNQNVRNTARIVGPLLVALAYLNSCLNPILYVFMCEEFQKKLKSSICLVLESALAEDHLSIMSPRSLSSQFSRITLRSNSTAPTETKGTATSLNFEESKMVITVERDDETE, encoded by the exons ATGGGCTCTG ATAACATCACTTCCACTACACCTCAACCAGATGAGTCTGGTGGGGTTTCGAGAAATCTACACATCGTGTCCCTGTTCGTCTACAGCGTGGTGCTCGTGTTTGGGATTCTGGGGAACGGTGCAGTCATCTACGTGACGGGCTGCAGGATGAAGAGAACCGTCAACTCAGTCTGGTTTCTCAACCTGGCTCTGGCTGACTTCCTCTTCACAGCCTTCCTGATTTTTGCGATAATGTCTGTCTCTCAAGAGCACCAATGGCAGTTTGGAGAATTCATGTGCAAGCTCAACGGCTTCGTGGCTGTAGTCAACATGTTTGCAAGTATCTTTCTGCTGACAGTCATAAGTCTGGACCGGTGCCTGTCGACCTGGGTGGTGGTGTGGGCACAAAACAAGCGCACCGTTTGCAAAGCACAGGTCACATGCGCCGTCGTGTGGATGACTGCTGTTGTCTGCAGCATCCCTTATGCCCACTTTCGGGGGCTTGTGGTCATAGAGGGCAATATGTACTGTGGTTATCCTGGAAACATTACTCatgaacaaaaatattttttcgaCATCTTCCGCTTTGTCGTGGGCTTCCTCATCCCTTTCTTTGTAATACTGGTCTCTTATGTTGCAATAGGGGTTCGTGTAAGCCGTTTGCAGAGGAACGGGAGAAATAGATCTCGCCGAATAATTTTCTCTATTGTTGTTGCATTTTTCCTCTGCTGGTTGCCCTTTCACATTTTCAGTTTAATTCAGTTGTACACCACTAACCAAAATGTTCGCAATACAGCCCGTATTGTGGGTCCTCTGCTTGTGGCCCTAGCTTATTTGAACAGCTGCCTGAATCCGATTCTCTATGTTTTCATGTGTGAGGAATTCCAAAAGAAGCTCAAGTCGTCCATCTGCTTGGTCCTAGAGAGCGCCTTGGCAGAAGACCACTTGTCAATTATGTCGCCTCGCAGCTTGTCGTCACAATTTTCTCGGATAACCCTGAGGTCCAACTCCACTGCACCCACAGAGACGAAAGGCACTGCCACTTCCTTGAACTTTGA